From a region of the Syngnathoides biaculeatus isolate LvHL_M chromosome 2, ASM1980259v1, whole genome shotgun sequence genome:
- the slc13a3 gene encoding solute carrier family 13 member 3 translates to MKLSVVTKKLWCVHKVLVLLITPLLFSPLLATLPEKEGRCLYVVLLMATFWCTEALPLAVTAMLPVCLFPTLGIIPSKKLCPQYFLETNFLFLSGLVMASSIEEWGLHRRIALKVLTIAGVKPAWLILGMMVTSSFLSMWLSNTATTAMMLPIADAILESLYGDLESLKQKCQSADDGDGDVVNGQSTKMHSVPSVASEKQMLSLDGTDAAEGSGPRSAEEIRSRSENQMRVWKGFLVCIPYAASIGGTATLTGTAPNLILVGQLKNHFPQCDIINFGSWLAFAFPLMLIFLLLGWIWIAFLHGGLNARLCSRNRDQGTEEEDRALALIQEDYRKLGPLNFAEGAVSFFFVLYAVLLFTRDPKFVPGWSVFFKKGYVSDAVTGVIVVSILFFFPSQKPSLSWWLDPKASNAPYVPLLSWKKAQESVPWNIILLLGGGFAMAQACEDSGLASWIGGHLQPLSKVPPAAAMMLITGFVACFTEFASNTATIIIFLPVIAELASHVSVNPLYFMIPATIGSSYAFMLPVSTPPNSIAFASGHLMVKDMVKTGFVMNILGLLSVSLAINTWGLAMFNLNNYPDWAPRPLNRSAVHASNFTL, encoded by the exons ATGAAACTGTCCGTCGTGACCAAGAAGCTGTGGTGCGTTCACAAGGTCTTGGTGCTCCTGATCACGCCGCTGCTTTTTTCGCCTTTGCTCGCGACCTTGCCGGAGAAG GAAGGACGATGCCTCTACGTGGTCTTGCTGATGGCCACGTTCTGGTGCACGGAGGCCCTCCCGCTGGCCGTCACCGCCATGCTCCCCGTCTGCCTTTTCCCGACGCTGGGGATCATCCCGTCCAAGAAACTCTGCCCTCAGTACTTCCTGGAAACCAACTTCCTCTTCTTAAGCGGCCTGGTGATGGCGTCGTCCATCGAGGAGTGGGGCCTCCATCGCAGGATCGCGCTCAAGGTCCTCACCATCGCCGGAGTCAAACCGGCCTG GCTCATACTGGGCATGATGGTGACTTCGTCCTTCCTGTCCATGTGGCTGAGCAACACGGCCACGACGGCCATGATGCTCCCCATCGCCGACGCCATCTTGGAGAGTCTCTACGGCGATCTGGAGAGCCTCAAACAAAAGTGCCAGTCGGCGgacgacggcgacggcgacgTCGTCAACG GTCAGTCCACTAAGATGCATTCGGTGCCCTCGGTGGCCTCAGAGAAACAAATGTTATCCCTTGACGG GACGGACGCGGCGGAGGGGAGTGGCCCGAGGTCGGCCGAGGAGATCCGGTCCCGGTCGGAGAATCAGATGAGAGTGTGGAAAGGGTTCCTCGTGTGTATTCCTTACGCGGCCAGTATCGGAGGAACCGCCACCCTGACTGGAACGGCACCGAACCTGATCCTCGTTGGACAGCTGAAAAA CCATTTTCCGCAGTGCGACATCATCAACTTTGGCTCTTGGCTTGCGTTTGCGTTCCCGCTCATGCTCATCTTCCTCCTTCTGGGATGGATCTGGATCGCGTTCCTCCACGGAGGCCTGAACGCCCG CTTGTGCTCGAGGAACCGGGACCAGGGGACGGAGGAAGAGGACCGAGCTCTGGCTCTCATTCAAGAGGATTACAGAAAACTCGGGCCCTTAAA TTTCGCGGAGGGAGCCGTCTCTTTCTTCTTCGTCTTGTATGCAGTCCTCTTGTTCACAAGGGATCCGAAGTTTGTCCCGGGCTGGTCCGTGTTTTTTAAGAAGGG TTATGTGTCAGACGCGGTCACCGGCGTGATCGTTGTGTCcatattgtttttcttcccctcaCAGAAACCTTCTCTTAGCTGGTGGCTGGACCCGAAAG CTTCCAACGCGCCGTACGTGCCTCTCCTGTCATGGAAGAAAGCCCAGGAGTCGGTTCCTTGGAATATCATTCTGCTGCTCGGAGGCGGCTTTGCCATGGCTCAAGCgtgtgag GATTCCGGCCTCGCCTCCTGGATCGGGGGCCACCTCCAGCCCCTGTCCAAGGTCCCGCCGGCCGCCGCCATGATGTTGATCACGGGCTTCGTGGCCTGCTTCACCGAGTTCGCCAGCAACACCGCCACCATTATCATATTTTTACCAGTTATTGCCGAACTG GCATCCCACGTGTCGGTGAATCCTTTGTACTTCATGATCCCTGCAACGATCGGGAGTTCGTACGCTTTCATGCTGCCCGTGTCGACGCCACCAAACTCCATCGCCTTTGCGTCCGGTCACCTGATGGTCAAGGACATG GTCAAAACCGGCTTTGTCATGAACATCCTGGGCCTGCTGTCGGTCTCTTTGGCCATCAACACGTGGGGCCTCGCCATGTTTAACCTGAACAACTATCCCGACTGGGCTCCTCGGCCCCTCAACCGTTCCGCTGTCCACGCATCCAACTTTACTCTCTGA
- the ocstamp gene encoding osteoclast stimulatory transmembrane protein isoform X1, which translates to MTFGTECLIGPVRRACSREWVKSSVSYLWDVYSSPKPVGRHLWTQMCLCLTLAAATGALLHRWLSETLRYDGDASVSAALAYSVGASLASFLCHPLRCVLTLTLPTLCTKQGRKLLISASVMILIANVIPNIGANVGAVARTLKCTAESFSQTLLNSSELLNAARRDILREAVKARKEDLSIVTNLRRLETYTRVDVSEVKSRFTELIGHVDVNVSLMRTTLAQYKMLSNRILAAVFVALLIFESARYLKSYLTHVQFDNGSVDNKREDHGVRQRSTSLLRKVRILRGACTPGAVSLVAVTLYFTAAASIAALDYLVYHIIQVVLPWLLDFPPISATVSVSFKAQWFMPAYCIFSPSCINPQQSDFRKDYRWNFSSVRSLCDAATSAPDAAVSALLACLWLTSYALLVLEVYAARLRGNICASFFKKQEERRRAYRVSKGRATGDPKEPQRVVCT; encoded by the exons ATGACGTTTGGCACAGAGTGCCTCATTGGGCCCGTCAG GCGAGCTTGCTCCAGGGAGTGGGTGAAGTCCTCCGTGTCGTACCTGTGGGACGTTTACTCCTCACCCAAGCCCGTGGGGCGCCACCTGTGGACCCAGATGTGCCTTTGCCTCACGCTGGCCGCCGCCACCGGCGCGCTGCTCCACCGCTGGCTCTCGGAAACGCTGCGGTACGACGGCGACGCGTCCGTCTCCGCGGCGCTGGCGTACAGCGTGGGCGCGTCGCTGGCGTCGTTCTTGTGCCACCCTCTGCGCTGCGTGCTGACCTTGACCCTCCCCACGCTCTGCACCAAGCAGGGCCGCAAGCTCCTCATCTCGGCCTCGGTCATGATTCTGATCGCCAACGTCATCCCCAACATCGGCGCCAACGTCGGCGCGGTGGCGCGCACCCTCAAGTGCACCGCCGAGAGCTTCTCCCAGACCTTGTTGAACTCTTCGGAGCTCTTAAACGCAGCGAGGCGGGACATTCTCAGGGAAGCCGTTAAAGCCAGGAAGGAGGACCTGAGCATTGTCACCAACTTGAGGAGGTTGGAGACCTACACGCGGGTGGACGTGTCCGAGGTGAAAAGCAGGTTCACCGAATTGATTGGACACGTGGACGTCAACGTTTCCCTGATGAGGACCACCTTGGCGCAATACAAAATGCTATCCAACAGGATTCTGGCCGCCGTCTTCGTGGCTTTGCTCATTTTTGAATCTGCCCGCTACCTGAAATCATATTTGACGCACGTTCAGTTCGACAACGGCTCCGTCGACAACAAGCGTGAGGATCACGGCGTCCGCCAACGTTCCACGTCTTTGCTCAGAAAAGTTCGAATCTTGCGTGGGGCTTGCACGCCCGGCGCCGTATCGCTCGTGGCGGTGACCTTATATTTCACTGCGGCGGCTTCAATAGCAGCCTTGGACTACCTCGTGTATCACATCATCCAAGTCGTTCTTCCGTGGCTGCTGGACTTTCCGCCCATATCTGCCACCGTCAGCGTCAGTTTCAAG GCTCAATGGTTTATGCCGGCGTATTGCATCTTCTCGCCATCCTGCATCAATCCGCAGCAGTCGGACTTCCGCAAGGACTACAGGTGGAACTTCAGCTCGGTGAGGTCGCTGTGCGACGCCGCAACTTCGGCTCCCGACGCGGCCGTGAGCGCGCTGCTGGCGTGTTTGTGGCTGACCAGCTACGCGCTGCTCGTCCTCGAGGTTTACGCCGCTCGGCTACGCGGGAACATCTGTGCGTCCTTCTTTAAAAAGCAGGAAGAGAGGAGACGGGCTTACCGGGTCTCCAAAGGCCGAGCAACGGGGGACCCGAAAGAGCCGCAACGAGTTGTCTGCACGTGA
- the ocstamp gene encoding osteoclast stimulatory transmembrane protein isoform X2: protein MENGKGAVPNVTAALNMTGMPLKPLEEQVVTILLTLLICGVGISGNVMVVMVVLRSKRMATATNCYLVSLAVADLVVLLTAGLPNISDVLAFWVYGYTGCLCITYLQYLGINVSSCSITAFTVERYIAICHSMKAQFICTVSRAKRIIAGVWVFTSLYCIMWFFLVDTDESVYSDGVAVTCGYRVSRSLYMPIYFLDFALFYVIPLAVAGVLYGLIARILFASPLPSRLNARGSVHRGRSGDAAEASKGAVSARKQITKMLAAVVVLFGLLWMPYRTLVVVNSFLEPPYHDPWFLLFCRMCIYANSAINPIIYNLMSQKFRAAFRELCECSCPRRREDVENDAPAMKGSPRESKEPITEHEDVNGRTIRRFGSLRQTRTLS, encoded by the exons ATGGAGAACGGCAAGGGCGCCGTTCCAAACGTGACCGCGGCGCTAAATATGACGGGAATGCCCCTGAAGCCGTTGGAAGAGCAGGTGGTGACCATATTGCTGACGCTCCTCATCTGCGGCGTGGGGATTTCCGGAAACGTcatggtggtgatggtggtgttGCGGAGCAAGCGCATGGCGACGGCGACCAACTGCTACCTCGTTAGCCTGGCGGTGGCCGACCTGGTGGTGCTTCTGACCGCAGGGCTGCCCAACATCTCTGACGTGCTGGCCTTCTGGGTATACGGCTACACGGGGTGCTTGTGTATCACCTACCTGCAGTACCTGGGGATCAACGTCTCTTCGTGCTCCATCACCGCGTTCACCGTCGAACGCTACATCGCCATTTGTCACTCCATGAAGGCTCAGTTCATATGCACCGTGTCGCGAGCCAAGAGAATCATCGCCGGCGTGTGGGTCTTCACGTCCCTCTACTGCATCATGTGGTTCTTTTTGGTGGACACCGACGAAAGCGTCTACAGCGACGGCGTGGCGGTCACCTGCGGCTACCGCGTCTCCAGGAGCCTCTACATGCCGATCTACTTCCTGGACTTCGCTTTGTTCTACGTGATCCCGCTGGCGGTGGCCGGCGTGCTGTACGGCCTCATCGCCAGGATTCTCTTCGCGAGCCCCCTGCCCTCGCGCCTCAACGCCAGAGGCTCGGTTCACCGGGGTCGCTCCGGTGACGCCGCCGAGGCCAGTAAGGGGGCCGTCTCGGCCAGGAAGCAG ATAACAAAGATGCTGGCTGCGGTGGTCGTCCTCTTCGGCCTGCTCTGGATGCCGTACCGCACGTTGGTGGTGGTCAACTCGTTTTTGGAGCCCCCGTACCACGACCCGTGGTTCCTGCTCTTCTGCAGGATGTGCATCTACGCCAACAGCGCCATCAACCCCATCATTTACAACCTCATGTCCCAGAAGTTTCGAGCGGCCTTCCGGGAGCTCTGCGAGTGTTCCTGTCCCCGCAGACGGGAGGACGTGGAAAACGACGCGCCCGCGATGAAGGGTTCCCCCCGCGAGAGCAAGGAACCCATCACGGAGCACGAGGACGTCAACGGAAGAACCATCAGGAGGTTCGGTTCGCTTCGGCAGACGAGGACGCTTAGCTAG